The DNA region GCGCTGGCGCGTCCCTTCACCTGGAGCGAGGCGACCACTGGTGATCACCTGATCCTGATCCTAGACACGTCGGCCAGCATGCAGGCCACGGATGTGCTCCCTAACCGCCTGAGCGAGGCGGCGCAGCAAGCGCAACGGCTGATCGAACATCTGCCCGCCACTGCCCGGGTGACGATCATCGCCGCCAGTGACTCAGCGAACGTGCTCGTGGCTAGCTCAACGGACCGCGGCTCGGCTGAGCGGGCGCTGCGTTCCCTCCGGGCCGGCGCCGGTGGTAGCGACCTGTCGGCCGCGCTCAGCCTGGCCAGCGCGATCGCCGCTCGCGAGCGCGATCCGGAGATCGTGATCCTCTCCGACGGAAACGTGACCCTGCCCCGGCCTCTGCCACCCCTGCCCAGCCGGATTCGCTATATTCCTATCGGCCGCGGTGCTGCAACCCCTGACGCTGTGGTGCCTAACCAGGCGATCACCATGTTGGCTCTACGCCGAACGGCGGGAGGCCAGGCCCTGTCCGCCTTCGTCCAGGTGACCCACTTCGGCTCGACGCCCGTGGCGCGACGATTGCTTCTATACGCCGATGGACAACCGGTGGCCGCACGCATGCTCACCCTGCAACCATATCAACCGCAACCGTTGACGTTCGATGACTTGCCATCTGATGCGAGCTCGATCGAAGCGCGCCTAGATGGCCGCGATTTTCTGGCCCTGGACGACGCAGCATGGGCCGTGCCACCTACGCCATCGGCGCTGAAAGTAGACCTGATCAGCCGCGGCAACCGCTTCCTGGAGACGGCCCTCGCCCTCCTGCCCGGGTTGGAGGTCACGAGGATTGCTCCAGAGGAGTACCAGGTCCCATCTCCCGCCCCTTCGGCGGTTTCGTCGGATTTGACGATCTTTGACCACGTAGCCCTGCCTGAGGAGTTGCCCGGCGGGGCGTTGCTCATCCTGGCGCCGATCAGCTCCACCCAGCTCTTCTCGGTGACGGGAGCCATCAAGCAGCCGACGGCCATCGCCGCTCGGGCTGATGAGCCGTTGCTACGCTATGTGGACCTGCGCGGCTTGCAGATACAAGAGGCCGTCCGCATCCCGTTACCCGACTGGGCCAGAGCTATTATCACCGCCGATGGCCCTGATGCTCGATGCGCGCCCCCAACGTCGGCGAGCTCTGTCTCCTCGCCTGAGGCTGTTTGTCCGCTGTTACTGGTGGGCCAGGCCGAGGGACGCCGCGTGGCGGTCCTGGCCTTCGACCTGCGCAGATCCGATCTGCCGTTGCGGGTAGCGTTCCCGGTGCTTCTGGCGAACCTGCTCGATTACCTAAGTATTGAAGCCAAGGCTGGCAGCACACCTGAACCAGTGCGCCCGGGGAAGCCTCACCGGCTTCCCCTGCCGCCAGATGCGACAACGGTCACGGTGACCAAGCCCGATGGCACAGCCGTGCGGATAGAGGCAGGCAGTGGCCTTGTCACATTTAGTGACACCACCCAGTTGGGCATTTACACAGTGGAGGCGAACGGGCGCTTTCAACGGTTCGCCGTGAATCTGTTTGACGTCAACGAGTCAGCGATCGCGCCTAAGAATGCGCTTCCACTTCAGGGCGCGGTAGGGCCTGAATCAGGCCATGAGGTCTCCAAGAGCCGGCAGGAATGGTGGCGATGGATGGCCTGGCTGGCGCTGGCGCTGTTAATGGGCGAATGGCTGTATGCCCATCGGGGAGAGCTGGCCCGGCTGCGGGCCGCGATCGCCACGATGCGGAGCGGGTGACGCACAGATGATGCTCTCGTTCACACATCCATGGGCCTTCTGGGCTTTGATCTTGGTGATCCCCGTCGTTCTGGTGCCGGTGCTGGCGCGAGGGCGCCTTTGGCGCGCGACGCCCTTGCGCGTGTGGTGGAGCCTCGCGCTGCGCGCGGTGATCGCGCTGGCGTTGCTCTTCAGCCTGGCCGGCGCCCAATGGGCACGCGCGCTGGACTCGCTCACCGTCGTCTACCTGCTGGACCTGTCAGATTCGATCCCGGCTTCAGAACGCGAGCGCGCCGAAGCCTGGGTCCGTCAGAGCATTCAGGCGATGCCGTCCAACGGACAGGCCGCGATCGTAGCCTTTGGGGAGAACGCGCTGGTGGAAAGGCCGCCCTCTGCGAGTGCAGAGGTGGCGGAGATCACGTCAGCACCTGGGACGATGCGCACGAATATCGCCGCGGCCATTCGACTGGGCCTGGCGCTCTTCCCAGAGGCAAGCCGCAAGCGGATGATCATCCTGTCCGATGGCCTCGAGAACGTGGAGCGGGCCTTGGAGCAGGTCGAGCTGGCCGCTGCTCGCCACGTTGAGATCAGCTACGTGCCGCTGCGCGCCTTGACAGGGGAGACCGAGGCGTACCTGGATCGTCTAGAGGTGCCGGGCATTGTTCGGCTGGGGCAGCGATTCGACCTGACGGTGATGGTGGAGAGCACTGTCGCCCAGTCGGCTACAATCCAGCTCTTCGCCGACGGCGCGCTGGTGAAGTCGCTAGAGGTGAACCTGCAGCCTGGGGCCAATCGTGTGCGCCTGTCTTTGACAGTGGAACAGGCGGGGTTTCGCCGCTATCGGGCTGAGCTGATCGCGGCCCGTGATACGCTGCCGCAAAACAACCTAGCGGCCGGCTTTACGGTCGTGCAGGGCCCGCCCCGCATTCTCCTGGTCGAGGGAAAGGCAGGAGAGGCCGAGCACTTAGCCGCCGCGCTGCGCGCCGTTGGGATGGAGGTCGCCGTCATGCCGCCGGCGCAAACCCCGCAAGATCTGGCCACTCTGAGTGGATTCGACGCCGTGTTCCTGGTGAACGCGCCGGCCGAGACGCTGCCCCACGCGGCCATGCAGGCTTTGCCGCGATACGTGCGCGAGCTGGGCCGCGGGCTGGTCATGGTGGGAGGCGAGTCCAGCTTCGGCGCGGGAGGGTACCTGCGGTCGCCCGTAGAGGAGGCGCTGCCGGTGGACATGGATGTGCGCAGCCGAGAGCAGGAACCAAATCTAGCCCTGGTGTTGGCCGTGGACAAATCGGGGAGCATGGGCCGCTGCCATTGCGACGATCCCAACCTATCGCCCGGCCAATATCAGCGGGTACAGAGCGGGTTGCCCAAGATAGACATCGCCAAAGAGGCCATCTTGCGAACCTTTCAGGCGCTGGGACGGCTTGACTTCCTGGGCGTGGTGACATTTGACGAGGACGCCCACTGGGCGCTCCGGCTGCGGCAGTTGGCGAGCTTAGACGAGGTCCAGGGCGCGATCAGTGGCATAGACGCTTACGGGCAGACAAACATCTTCGCCGGGCTGAACGAGGCCACGCAGGCACTAGCGGAGGTGGATGCTAGGATTAAGCATATCATCTTGCTGACTGACGGCTGGTCACGCGCCGGCGCCTATGAGGAGCTGATCAAACAGATGCATGAGCAGGGCATCACCTTGTCAGTGATCGCCGCCGGTCGTGGCTCAGCTGCATATCTTCAAGAGTTGGCGCAAGCGGGTGGCGGACGGTACTACCCGGTGACGGACATCCAGGAGTTGCCGCAGCTCTTTTTGAAAGAGGCTATCCAGGCGGCAGGGAGTTATGTGGTCGAGCGTCCGTTCTATCCCCTCCAGACGGCGACAACCCAGCTTCTCGAGGGCATAGATGTCTCCAGGATGCCTGGGCTGTACGGATACAACGGCACGACGCCCAAAAAGGCCGCTCGTGTGGTGTTGGTGACCGATCAAGGTGATCCGCTGCTGGCCTATTGGCAATACGGCTTAGGGCGCAGCATGGCCTGGACCTCTGATCTGACCTCGCATTGGGCGGCGGAATGGGTGAGGTGGGACCAGTTCACACGCTTTGTGGGACAATTGGCAAGCTGGGTGCTGCCCGAGCCGACCTCTGGCCATCTTCAGGTCACTTCCATGGTTGAGGGCGACTCGCTGACCATTGAAGCGGATGTGGTGGACAGCAGCGGACAGCCATGGGACTTCTTGGACGTGCGAGCCAGCATCATCGGGCCGGAGTTGACCGTCCAGCAGGTGGCGCTCACCCAGACTGCGTCCGGCCATTATCAGGCGACGGTGCCTGTTAACGATGCAGGGGCGTATCTGGTGCAAGTGGTGGCGAGCGAAAAAAGAGACGCAGAAGGTACTGCAAATTCCACGCCGGCGGCGATGATGACGACCGGTGTGGTCATCCCCTATTCGCTGGAGCATCGGCAGAATTCCCACGCGGCCGGCGAGGCGCTGCTACGCGATCTGGCACAGCGCACACAGGGGCAACGACTCAATGCGCCGGATGAGGCATGGCGTCCAGGTGGCAAGGTAGCGCATGTCTTGCAACCCGTCTGGCCTTCGCTATTACTGCTGGCGGCGCTATTGTTCCCCCTGGATATCGCTGTACGGCGCCTACGCTTGAGTCAGCGAGAATGGGCAAGATTGGGCACCTGGATACGAGCGCGACGGCTGCGTCGGGCGATGCTGGTCACACCAAAGCAGCCTGCTTCTGCTGAACCCAACCTCCCTAGCGAATGGTTTGCTGCGCACGCCCGCGGGCGTCTGCGGGGCGTCCGCAGACGAGAGGATTGAATCGAATGGATCACTGCCGACTGGCTTAACAAGGAAATGCCTGGCTTATCGCTTCTGCAATCCAGGAAGATGCTGAGGCCAGTAGGATACGTGCTGTGGGCTGCGACTGTCGGGCTGGCGCTCTTTTGGGGAAGCGCCTCCTGGCCCGACACTCCTGATGGGCTCTTCCACTTACACCGTGCCCGGGCTCTGGCTGAGGCGCTACGAATGGGCGTCCTCTATCCCCGCTGGTTTCCAGACTTCGCCTTCGGCTACGGATATCCGGTGTTGAATTTCTATGCGCCGGTCTTCTACTATGGGCCAGCCCTGCTCCACTTGATCGGGATAGACGTAATCACTGCCACGCGGCTCAGCCTGGCTATCTGGTATGGCCTCTCTGGGCTCGCTATGATCGCCCTGCTCCGCTGTTGGACGCGTCCCGCGGTCGCCCTAGTGGGCGCTTGGCTATATCTCGTCTTCCCCTACCGGCTCTATGACCTATTCGTGCGTGGCGCCCTGCCCGAGTTCGCGGCCTTCCTCTGGTTGCCATTGATCGCTTACTTGAACCACCGTCTGGCTCAAATCATTTCCACCGGGAAGCCTGCGCTTGAGATGATGCGCATCCCTATGTTCTTTCTGTTGAGCCTCGCGTGGGCTGGCCTTTTCTGCACCCACAACTTGACTGCCCTCATGGCTGTGTTCATGGCTGCCCTGATGATCCCTCTCCTGGCCCTCACTCGCGCTTCAGCTTCTCCCCATCCCGCTTTGTGGCCTGCTTTGGTGAATAGCAGCAAACTGATAGGGCTTCCTCTCCTAGCCGGTATCTTGGCGGGCATGATACAAATCGCGCCGTCTATCTGGGAAGCGCCTTGGGTTAAGCTGGGGCTCGCCGCCAGCGATTTCGGGTTTCGCCGCCACTTGGCGAGCTGGGCTGATCTGATCACAATGGCCCCTGTGTTTCCTTATCCCAACGCCGCTGAGCCGACGGTGCCTCTGCCTGGATATTTATTGATTAGCTTGGGAATGGCCCTGTTGGCATGGCTCTTCTGGCGGACGATGCCTGGGCGAGGATACCTCACCGTAGCGTTGGCGATAAGCGGCATCACGCTTTTCCTCACCACAGAGGCCAGTTCACCCGTGTGGCATGGATTGCTGCCAGTGATGGGCAGGCTTCAGTTCCCCTGGCGGTGGCAGGCGCCTCTCTCGCTGGCCTTTACGTGCGCGGTGGCGACCCTCCTAGAAGCCTTTTGGACGGCCCTTCCTCGTCGAACGGCAGCCAGCGGCCGGTGGTTGACCGGCGTTAGCGCGCTGCTGGCCACCTACACCGGCGCCTACGCGACCCTCGGGCTAGCACCTAATCCGGCGCCGTATACAGCCCGAGATCTCACCGTGGAACACATGTGGCAATTCGACGCCGAACATGGACAGGTGGGGGCTACTTGGACGGCGGAGTTTCTGCCCCGCTGGGTAAGCGAACAGCGATGGGCGCTCGGGCGCGCTCCATCCTCCGCTGAGGGGCCAACAGACGCTAGGCCCGTCACCTTTACCGCCATCCCTCTCGTTCAGGGTTACCTGCGTGAGAGCTGGTTCGTCACCGCCTCTCAGCCGTTAACGCTCCGTTTTCACCGCTTTTACTACCCCGCTTGGCAGGTCACCGTAGATGGCCACCGTGTCCCCGCCTATCCAGATGGCGTCATGGGCCTGCTCGCCTTCGACCTGGAGGCCGGAGCTCATCAGCTAGAGCTCCGTTTCACTGTCACGCCAGCAGTTCAACTTGGCTGGCTATGCAGCGGAGTGACGCTACTGGGCCTCTCCTTCCTGGCGCTGCGTCCATATGGTCGCCTTAGGTTAAAGGTGGGACTGGCCGTGATAACGTTGCTGACCGTGATGACATGGAATCCTCTAGAGACGGCAGTCCATCCGCGGCCCATCGGCGCGGATTACGGCCCCGTACGCCTGGAGGCGATTGCCATCGGCAAAGCGCGCCCTGGAGAGAGGCTGCCCGTACATCTCTACTGGTCCGTTCAGAGGCCCACAGGGCCACTGACCGCCTTTGTGCATGTGGTAGGAGCGGACGGACGGATCGCCACGCAACGGGATGAACCGCTCGCTGGCCCATATACTCCCGCTGAGCGCTGGCGCTCTGGGATGGTGCTAAACTACACGCACTGGGTGCCGGTACCCGCCGACATACCAGCAGGCGAGTACACCATCTACGTGGGCCTCTATCCCCCCGGCCAACCCGAAGCCCCCCTTCAACCTCTGAACCGGCCCGATACGCGTCTGGCGGTGGGCGTTGTGAGGATAAGCCCCCTGACCATCTGGCCCGGCCGAACAGAATAAGCCTGCCCTACCGCCCGCCCATGCCGGAGAGGGTGATCCCCTGCACGAACCAGTTCTGACCCGCGATGTAGACTGCCAGGACCGGGGCCAACGCGATCACTGAGCCTGCCATCAACAGATGCCATTGCACGTTGTACTGCCCCTGGAAGGTACTCAACCCCACCGGCAACGTACGCATTTCCAGCGAATTGGTCACCACCAGTGGCCACAGGAAGTCGTTCCAGGCGTTGAGGAAGATAAAGATCGTCAGCGCGGCCAGGACTGGGCCGCTCAGCGGCAGGATGATCTGCCACCAGATGCGCCAGGACGAGGCCCCATCGACGCGCGCTGCCTCGTCTAGGTCCAACGGAATGCTCAGCAGATACTGTCGCATCAAGAACGTGCTGAAGGCCGAAAATGAGGGCGGTAAAATCAGCGCCTGATAGGTGTCGTACCAACGCAGATAGCGGATCAGGATGAAGTTGGGGATCATCGTCACCTGGAATGGGATCATCAACGTCGCCAGGTAAAGTAAAAAGAGCGTGTTGCGCCCCCGAAAGCGCAGCCGAGCGAAGGCGAAGCCCGCCAATGACGACGTCAACAGTTGTAACAACGTGACGCTGCTGGCCACGATCAAGCTATTGAGATAGAAACGGCCAAACGGCATAGCCGCAATGGCCTGAGCATAGTTCTCCCAGGCCAAACGGCGGGGGATCCAGATGGGCGGATATGTGAAGATTTCAGATGGCTCTTTGAGCGAGGTGCTGAGCATCCACAGGAACGGCAATAACATCAAGCCGCTACCGACGATCAGGATTGCGTGCAAGACGATGTGAGCGGGTCGCGGCCGGAGGCGAAACGATTGAGCGGACTGAGGACGAAGGTGAGACATCGGCTGTCACTCTCCCGCTTCGTAATGGACCCACCGTCGCTGCAGCCTAGTCTGCAGAAAGGTAAAGGCGAAGATAAAGATGAACAACACCCAAGCGATGGCAGCCGCCTTCCCCATGCGGCCGAACTCGAAAGCATTTTGGTAGATATAATAGACGATGGTGAGCGTGGCCTGAGCTGGGCCACCACGTGTCATGACATATGGCTCGCTGAAGAGCTGAAACGCCCCGATCATCAGGATCACGGCCAGGAAGAAGGTCGTCGGGCTCACCATCGGGACCGTCACATAGCGGAAGCGTTGCCAGGCACTGGCGCCATCCACCTCTGCGGCATCATACAGCTCTTTGGGGATCGCCTGCAGGCCAGCCAGATAGATCACGATGCTGAAGCCCATATTCTTCCACAGCGTCAAGATCACCACCGCCGGCTTGGCCCAGACGGTGCTGTTGAGCCAGTCTGGCGGGCTTATGGGTAACCCCGTCCACTCGCCCAGTTTCCAGATCACGGCGCTGACGATGCCGAAATCGCGGTTGAACATCCACTGAAAGACCAAGGCCGCGGCCACGATGGTGGCGACCACTGGCATGAAATAGATCAGCCGGTATACCTTAACGCCCCGAATTGGCTGGTTGAGGGCCACGGCGAACAGCAGGCTGAGGATGATCTGCGACGGGACGATGGTGACGATGAAGAACGCCGTGTTCCATGCCACCCGCCGGAAGATGGGATCCTGCCCGATCAGCTGGGTATAGTTCGCCAGGCCAATCAACTGCGGCGGCGTGAGCAGGTTCCAGCGGGCAAAGCTGAGCGCCAGTGATCCAATGATGGGGAGCGCAGTGAAGACGAGAAAACCGGCGAAGCTGGGCAACAGAAAGAGATAAGCCTCCCATTGTTGGTCCGCCCGCCATCGCCGCCAACGACGCCTCGGGATCAGGTTCAGCGCAGATGTTCTTTCGTCCACAGGCTGTTTCAAGCCATCCTACACGGGTAAACTTTTCAACCCGATAGCCATGCCGGTACCCTCGCAGGAGCGTCAGAGGAGGCCCTGGAGGGACACTTCGCCCCTCCAGGGAGATCCTTTTTCAGCCTTTTACCTACCGATCTTGGCTTTCTATCCTGGGGTTCCTCTTCCACATCACTCCATTCGATCAGGAAAAGGCCGTGATCGAAAAACTGCTTACTTCGGATATCCATGCTCTTTGAGGAAAGCATTCACCTGCTCACAGAGCTGTGGAACCACCTCTTCTGGCGTCGCCTCGCCGGCCCATATTCGCTCCAGCGCCGGGTCAATGATGGAGCCGCTCAGCTCGCCCCACTCGGCGAAGTAGCCGAACCGCCCCACTTTGGCGTTTTCACCCTCGATGAGGAAGGCCATGCGGTTGGCAGGAGGTTTACCAGCCTTTAGAAAGGCATCCGAGCGAGCGGTGGAGCGCAAGGCGGGGAAGATCTCACCCGACTCGGTATAGATGCGCTGACCGCCATTAGTGCTCTGAAGCCAGCTCAGGAAGGTCCAAGCCTCTTCCTTGTTATCGCTCACCGCGCTCATGACCCAAGCCGCGCCGCCCGCAGCTGCCGCTCGCTGGCCGCCCTTCGGGATCGGCACGGGCGCCACGTCATAGTTCATTCCAGCCGCGTTGAAGGTGGAGACCCGGCTGGCATTCTGAATGATCATGGCCACCTGGCCACTCTGGAAGACCGCCGCGTCGCCGCCCGCCTGGTTCAGGCTGGCGGATCGCATGGCCAGGTTGCGATTCATGAGATCCGCAAAGAACTTGATCCCCTCCATCGCCGCCGGCTCGGTCAAGGTGCACTTGGAAGGGTTGCGCATGTCATCCAGGATGCTGCCCCGATTCTGGCCCACCCAGAGCTGCCACTTGCCTCCCTCCATCCCCAGGGCATATCGGGCTACGCGGCCAGTGGGCTCCACCACTGTCAGCTTCTCCGCCGCAGCAACGAAATCGTCCCAAGTCCAGTTCTCGTTAGGGTACTCGACCCCGGCCTCGTCAAAGATGTCCTTGTTGTAGTAGAGCACCTCGACGCTCACATCGCGCGGCAGGCCATAGACGCTGCCATTCCACATGGCCGATTCCAGCAGCGCCGGCCAATAGTCGCTCAGGTCGTAGTTGCTCTTCTGGATCCAGGGATCGAGGTTCTCCAACACACCCTCCGCAGCATAACGCGGCGTCGGCCATAGGAAGAAGACGTCTGGGATAGCCGTCGGATCGCCGCCAGCGAAGAGGGTCTGCAGCTTGGTGAAGTAGTCGCTCCAGGGGTAATGCCAGTACTCAATCTTGATGTTGGGATGCTCGGCCATAAAGGCCTGGGCCACCTTCTCATGGGTGGCGCGCTCCTCAGCGCTACCCCAGAAGCCCCAGGTCAGGGTGACGACCTTTTCGGCAGCCGGTGTTTCGGCAGCCGGCTGCTCGGCCGCGGGAGGGGCCACTGGAGGCGGCGTGGGCACCACACAGGCGCTGATCGCCAAGGCGAAAGCCGACAGCACCATCATCACGTGAAGCATACGATCCTTGAACATTGCTCCCTCCTTAAAAATAAGATCTCTGCTGAGCTGAATACTCCTCCTGCCAGCGGACAAGCGAAGACAAAACGCCGCTTCGCTTCTGCTGCCCGCTTCTAGAAAGCCTAAGTAAGAAAGGAGATCGACATCTCTTATGATAGCATCACTTGACAGTCCGAGCAAGGCCTTGCGCTGAGGGCTTCTCGGAAAACTACGAAGGACACAAAGGGTACAAAGCGCGGCCTTTTGTGCTTCCTAGGGGACCTCTAAGGCAAAGCGGCGCTACGCTCTTACAAGCCTTTTTACCTGCCCATTGGCCTGAGCTGGTCTCCTAAAGCCCCAATCACCGCAGAGACGCCTGCCCGCCCCTGAACACGGAAAGTGGGGTTGCCGCGCGATGAAAAATGTGATATCCTAAAAAGTAGAGACGCGGGATGAGCCGCTTTCCCCGAAGCGATCCGGTCGGCATCGAATCGGCTCCGCGATCCTACGGCTACTGGCGGTCAAAGGCCGCAGAACCGGAGGGGCCGAGATGGAAGGCACCGTGGCACTTCCAATCCTCAGGTTGACCGACATCCACAAGTCGTTTGCCGGCGTCCACGCGCTGGCTGGCGTCTCTATGGAACTGCTCCCCGGCGAAATCCATGCCTTGATGGGCGAGAATGGCGCTGGCAAATCCACCTTGGTCAAGGTGATGACCGGCGTCCATCAGCCCGACGCTGGCACCATCGAATTCGGAGGCCGCCCCGTGAAGTTCTCATCTC from Anaerolineae bacterium includes:
- a CDS encoding VWA domain-containing protein — encoded protein: MSFLNPLAFALAALAVPIVALYFLKLQREEQVISSTYLWRTLVRDNVANAPWQRLRPNLLLLLQLMMLASLVLALARPFTWSEATTGDHLILILDTSASMQATDVLPNRLSEAAQQAQRLIEHLPATARVTIIAASDSANVLVASSTDRGSAERALRSLRAGAGGSDLSAALSLASAIAARERDPEIVILSDGNVTLPRPLPPLPSRIRYIPIGRGAATPDAVVPNQAITMLALRRTAGGQALSAFVQVTHFGSTPVARRLLLYADGQPVAARMLTLQPYQPQPLTFDDLPSDASSIEARLDGRDFLALDDAAWAVPPTPSALKVDLISRGNRFLETALALLPGLEVTRIAPEEYQVPSPAPSAVSSDLTIFDHVALPEELPGGALLILAPISSTQLFSVTGAIKQPTAIAARADEPLLRYVDLRGLQIQEAVRIPLPDWARAIITADGPDARCAPPTSASSVSSPEAVCPLLLVGQAEGRRVAVLAFDLRRSDLPLRVAFPVLLANLLDYLSIEAKAGSTPEPVRPGKPHRLPLPPDATTVTVTKPDGTAVRIEAGSGLVTFSDTTQLGIYTVEANGRFQRFAVNLFDVNESAIAPKNALPLQGAVGPESGHEVSKSRQEWWRWMAWLALALLMGEWLYAHRGELARLRAAIATMRSG
- a CDS encoding VWA domain-containing protein, with product MMLSFTHPWAFWALILVIPVVLVPVLARGRLWRATPLRVWWSLALRAVIALALLFSLAGAQWARALDSLTVVYLLDLSDSIPASERERAEAWVRQSIQAMPSNGQAAIVAFGENALVERPPSASAEVAEITSAPGTMRTNIAAAIRLGLALFPEASRKRMIILSDGLENVERALEQVELAAARHVEISYVPLRALTGETEAYLDRLEVPGIVRLGQRFDLTVMVESTVAQSATIQLFADGALVKSLEVNLQPGANRVRLSLTVEQAGFRRYRAELIAARDTLPQNNLAAGFTVVQGPPRILLVEGKAGEAEHLAAALRAVGMEVAVMPPAQTPQDLATLSGFDAVFLVNAPAETLPHAAMQALPRYVRELGRGLVMVGGESSFGAGGYLRSPVEEALPVDMDVRSREQEPNLALVLAVDKSGSMGRCHCDDPNLSPGQYQRVQSGLPKIDIAKEAILRTFQALGRLDFLGVVTFDEDAHWALRLRQLASLDEVQGAISGIDAYGQTNIFAGLNEATQALAEVDARIKHIILLTDGWSRAGAYEELIKQMHEQGITLSVIAAGRGSAAYLQELAQAGGGRYYPVTDIQELPQLFLKEAIQAAGSYVVERPFYPLQTATTQLLEGIDVSRMPGLYGYNGTTPKKAARVVLVTDQGDPLLAYWQYGLGRSMAWTSDLTSHWAAEWVRWDQFTRFVGQLASWVLPEPTSGHLQVTSMVEGDSLTIEADVVDSSGQPWDFLDVRASIIGPELTVQQVALTQTASGHYQATVPVNDAGAYLVQVVASEKRDAEGTANSTPAAMMTTGVVIPYSLEHRQNSHAAGEALLRDLAQRTQGQRLNAPDEAWRPGGKVAHVLQPVWPSLLLLAALLFPLDIAVRRLRLSQREWARLGTWIRARRLRRAMLVTPKQPASAEPNLPSEWFAAHARGRLRGVRRRED
- a CDS encoding sugar ABC transporter substrate-binding protein, with the protein product MFKDRMLHVMMVLSAFALAISACVVPTPPPVAPPAAEQPAAETPAAEKVVTLTWGFWGSAEERATHEKVAQAFMAEHPNIKIEYWHYPWSDYFTKLQTLFAGGDPTAIPDVFFLWPTPRYAAEGVLENLDPWIQKSNYDLSDYWPALLESAMWNGSVYGLPRDVSVEVLYYNKDIFDEAGVEYPNENWTWDDFVAAAEKLTVVEPTGRVARYALGMEGGKWQLWVGQNRGSILDDMRNPSKCTLTEPAAMEGIKFFADLMNRNLAMRSASLNQAGGDAAVFQSGQVAMIIQNASRVSTFNAAGMNYDVAPVPIPKGGQRAAAAGGAAWVMSAVSDNKEEAWTFLSWLQSTNGGQRIYTESGEIFPALRSTARSDAFLKAGKPPANRMAFLIEGENAKVGRFGYFAEWGELSGSIIDPALERIWAGEATPEEVVPQLCEQVNAFLKEHGYPK
- a CDS encoding carbohydrate ABC transporter permease; translated protein: MSHLRPQSAQSFRLRPRPAHIVLHAILIVGSGLMLLPFLWMLSTSLKEPSEIFTYPPIWIPRRLAWENYAQAIAAMPFGRFYLNSLIVASSVTLLQLLTSSLAGFAFARLRFRGRNTLFLLYLATLMIPFQVTMIPNFILIRYLRWYDTYQALILPPSFSAFSTFLMRQYLLSIPLDLDEAARVDGASSWRIWWQIILPLSGPVLAALTIFIFLNAWNDFLWPLVVTNSLEMRTLPVGLSTFQGQYNVQWHLLMAGSVIALAPVLAVYIAGQNWFVQGITLSGMGGR
- a CDS encoding sugar ABC transporter permease, translating into MDERTSALNLIPRRRWRRWRADQQWEAYLFLLPSFAGFLVFTALPIIGSLALSFARWNLLTPPQLIGLANYTQLIGQDPIFRRVAWNTAFFIVTIVPSQIILSLLFAVALNQPIRGVKVYRLIYFMPVVATIVAAALVFQWMFNRDFGIVSAVIWKLGEWTGLPISPPDWLNSTVWAKPAVVILTLWKNMGFSIVIYLAGLQAIPKELYDAAEVDGASAWQRFRYVTVPMVSPTTFFLAVILMIGAFQLFSEPYVMTRGGPAQATLTIVYYIYQNAFEFGRMGKAAAIAWVLFIFIFAFTFLQTRLQRRWVHYEAGE